The following are encoded together in the Nocardioides sp. Arc9.136 genome:
- a CDS encoding ATP-binding protein: MTAETAPGRTTGPPREVRRAYRDTTEPVVGGVAAGLARHLAVPTVWVRAAFLLATALGGLGVALYGGLWLVLPAQPYVEDEAPGLASARRGGKRPGRVRRLTDVGPAVAVAALGLGGLLVVEAVLGRGATLWPVALGLAGLALLWRQADEVQRERWLDHTGRLDPVQMVFGDGGWASYLRVGLGAALVVSAFFIFGFDSGSLQEARGAVVAGGLGVIGVGLVAGPWVFRLVSDLAAERAERVRTQERADVAAHLHDSVLQTLALIQKNAGDAAAVARLARAQERDLRSWLYAGESTDQRTVASALRGVAAEVEDAHGVSVEVVTVGDCDFVEPLRPVVQATREAVTNAAKHAGTGQVDVYAEVSAAAVDVFVRDRGRGFDPDAVPADRYGVRHSIIDRMERHGGTAEVRTGTDEGTEVRLHLPRQEEDA, translated from the coding sequence ATGACTGCCGAGACCGCTCCCGGGCGCACCACCGGACCGCCGAGGGAGGTGCGCCGCGCCTACCGCGACACCACCGAGCCGGTCGTCGGCGGCGTCGCCGCCGGCCTCGCGCGCCACCTCGCGGTGCCGACGGTGTGGGTGCGCGCGGCGTTCCTGCTCGCGACGGCGCTCGGCGGGCTCGGCGTCGCGCTGTACGGCGGCCTCTGGCTGGTCCTCCCCGCGCAGCCGTACGTCGAGGACGAGGCCCCCGGGCTCGCCAGCGCCCGCCGTGGGGGCAAGCGCCCCGGGCGGGTGCGCCGCCTCACCGACGTCGGCCCCGCGGTGGCCGTGGCCGCGCTCGGCCTGGGCGGGCTGCTGGTCGTCGAGGCGGTGCTCGGCCGGGGAGCGACCCTGTGGCCGGTCGCGCTGGGGCTGGCCGGCCTCGCGCTGCTGTGGCGGCAGGCCGACGAGGTGCAGCGCGAGCGGTGGCTCGACCACACCGGACGGCTGGACCCGGTCCAGATGGTCTTCGGCGACGGCGGCTGGGCGTCGTACCTGCGCGTCGGCCTGGGGGCCGCGCTCGTCGTCTCGGCGTTCTTCATCTTCGGCTTCGACAGCGGCTCGCTGCAGGAGGCCCGGGGCGCCGTCGTGGCCGGCGGGCTCGGCGTGATCGGGGTCGGGCTGGTCGCCGGGCCCTGGGTCTTCCGCCTGGTCTCCGACCTGGCCGCGGAGCGCGCCGAGCGGGTCCGCACCCAGGAGCGCGCCGACGTCGCCGCCCACCTGCACGACTCGGTGCTGCAGACGCTGGCGCTGATCCAGAAGAACGCCGGCGACGCGGCCGCCGTGGCCCGGCTGGCCCGCGCCCAGGAGCGCGACCTGCGCTCCTGGCTCTACGCCGGGGAGTCCACCGACCAGCGGACCGTCGCCAGCGCGCTGCGCGGCGTCGCGGCCGAGGTGGAGGACGCCCACGGCGTCTCGGTCGAGGTCGTGACCGTGGGTGACTGCGACTTCGTCGAGCCGCTGCGGCCGGTGGTCCAGGCGACCCGCGAGGCGGTCACGAACGCCGCCAAGCACGCCGGCACCGGTCAGGTCGACGTGTACGCCGAGGTGTCGGCGGCCGCCGTCGACGTCTTCGTCCGCGACCGGGGGCGGGGCTTCGACCCCGACGCGGTGCCGGCGGACCGGTACGGCGTGCGGCACAGCATCATCGACCGGATGGAGCGCCACGGCGGGACCGCCGAGGTCCGCACCGGCACCGACGAGGGGACCGAGGTGCGGCTGCACCTGCCCCGGCAGGAGGAGGACGCATGA
- a CDS encoding APC family permease → MTADTAAPDDLEDTDLKRTVTGRLLFFYVLGDVLGSGIYVLVGAVAAAVGGAFWIAFAIGITVATLTGLAYAELVTKYPRAAGASLYVNKAFHIPALTFLVTIAMLSASFAAAGSLATGFSGYFAELWDAPPALLIGLLFVVGLTVVNFIGITESVVANLVMTVVEVVGLAIVIMVGIVVVVKGDADFGVLTDFDAGDNGPILAIVSGVALGFFAMTGFENAANIAEECTDPRRTFPKALIGGMVGAGLIYVAVSVAAALSLPIPELAASDAPLLDVVESGVLPLPAGVITIVFALIAMTAITNTTLVAVVTQSRILYGMANEDVVPSVFARLHSGRKSPWVGLVFSAVVVSGLLVAGAVLNETGIGVDLVTRLAAVTVVLLLFVYAMVIVSALRLRGHDETEQTYRASTPLLALGIVGNLALLAYVVYDDPASLVWCGALLALGVVLFVLELVFGQQDRPDGYDRGDPSLKV, encoded by the coding sequence ATGACCGCCGACACCGCTGCACCGGACGATCTCGAGGACACCGACCTCAAGCGGACCGTCACCGGCCGGCTGCTGTTCTTCTACGTGCTCGGTGACGTGCTGGGCTCCGGCATCTACGTCCTCGTCGGTGCGGTCGCCGCGGCGGTGGGCGGTGCGTTCTGGATCGCGTTCGCGATCGGCATCACCGTCGCCACCCTGACGGGCCTGGCGTACGCCGAGCTCGTCACGAAGTACCCGCGGGCCGCCGGCGCCTCCCTCTACGTCAACAAGGCCTTCCACATCCCGGCCCTGACCTTCCTGGTGACGATCGCGATGCTCTCGGCGAGCTTCGCGGCCGCGGGGTCGCTGGCCACCGGCTTCTCCGGCTACTTCGCCGAGCTCTGGGACGCCCCGCCCGCGCTGCTGATCGGGCTGCTCTTCGTGGTCGGCCTGACGGTCGTGAACTTCATCGGCATCACCGAGTCGGTCGTCGCCAACCTGGTGATGACGGTCGTCGAGGTCGTCGGCCTGGCGATCGTGATCATGGTCGGCATCGTCGTGGTGGTGAAGGGCGACGCCGACTTCGGCGTGCTGACCGACTTCGACGCGGGCGACAACGGCCCGATCCTCGCGATCGTCTCCGGCGTCGCGCTCGGCTTCTTCGCGATGACCGGCTTCGAGAACGCCGCGAACATCGCCGAGGAGTGCACCGACCCCCGTCGTACCTTCCCCAAGGCGCTCATCGGCGGCATGGTCGGTGCCGGCCTCATCTACGTCGCGGTCTCCGTCGCGGCGGCCCTCTCGCTGCCCATCCCCGAGCTCGCCGCCTCCGACGCCCCGCTGCTCGACGTGGTCGAGTCCGGCGTGCTGCCGCTCCCGGCCGGCGTGATCACGATCGTCTTCGCGCTGATCGCGATGACGGCCATCACCAACACGACCCTGGTCGCGGTGGTCACCCAGTCCCGGATCCTCTACGGCATGGCGAACGAGGACGTCGTGCCGAGCGTCTTCGCCAGGCTCCACTCGGGTCGGAAGAGCCCCTGGGTCGGGCTGGTCTTCTCCGCCGTCGTGGTCTCCGGCCTGCTGGTCGCCGGCGCGGTCCTCAACGAGACCGGCATCGGCGTCGACCTGGTCACCCGGCTCGCTGCCGTGACCGTCGTCCTGCTGCTGTTCGTCTACGCGATGGTCATCGTCTCCGCGCTCCGCCTGCGCGGCCACGACGAGACCGAGCAGACCTACCGCGCCTCCACCCCGCTGCTCGCCCTCGGCATCGTCGGGAACCTCGCCCTGCTCGCCTACGTCGTGTACGACGACCCCGCCTCGCTCGTCTGGTGCGGTGCGCTCCTCGCGCTCGGCGTGGTGCTCTTCGTCCTCGAGCTGGTCTTCGGCCAGCAGGACCGCCCCGACGGCTACGACCGGGGGGACCCCAGCCTGAAGGTCTGA
- the pcrA gene encoding DNA helicase PcrA, which yields MSTPSLPGFEHLLAGPESPASPSTPDGRTSSRTERAPRRGPTREQLLEGLNEPQRAAVVHAGAPLLVVAGAGSGKTRVLTRRIAWLIQERQAHPGSILAITFTNKAAAEMKERVEELVGKRARIMWVSTFHSACVRILRKEADKLGYKSSFSIYDAADQKRLMQLVCKDLDLDPKRYQPGALLHWVSNHKNELRDVDEVKKDAKNKLEETYAAVYELYQRRLREANALDFDDLIMATVNLFQAHPEVRETYRRRFRHVLVDEYQDTNHAQYALIHQLCADPMEETGAPDEAAGDGQRVEPAELMVVGDADQSIYAFRGANIRNILDFEQDFPNATSILLEQNYRSTQTILNAANAVIGNNKSRKPKRLWSDAGDGDRIVGYVADDEHDEARFVSQTIDELVDAHGVRPADVAVFYRTNAQSRVFEEVFIRTGQPYKVVGGVRFYERREVRDALAYLRMLANPDDQVSLRRILNTPKRGIGDRAVECVTSLADRDRITFWEALRRADDAPGLATRSATNIRGFVAMVEELQSMVDAGERADVVLESVLARSGYIVELEESDDPQDATRLENLAELVAVAREFSDDPVAGPSADPADVDAGTVAPGLRDFLERVALVADTDQIPQDDDGVVTLMTLHTAKGLEFPVVFLTGLEDGVFPHARALGDQPELEEERRLAYVGLTRARERLYISRAVVRSAWGAPSHNPGSRFLDELPVDLVDWKRTEASQTSWNRPDLSGGGSTRLGSPTAAGRRNFSSAALRADAAAKSKPAREVPALEPGDRVLHDSFGMGTVVSLEGVAEKAVASIDFGSEGVKRLLLRYAPVEKL from the coding sequence ATGAGCACCCCGTCCCTTCCCGGCTTCGAGCACCTCCTGGCCGGCCCCGAGAGCCCTGCCAGCCCGAGCACCCCGGACGGCCGGACGTCGTCGCGCACCGAGCGCGCGCCGCGTCGCGGACCGACGCGGGAGCAGCTGCTGGAGGGGCTCAACGAGCCGCAGCGGGCGGCGGTCGTGCACGCCGGCGCGCCGCTGCTGGTGGTGGCGGGCGCGGGGTCGGGCAAGACGCGGGTGCTGACCCGGCGGATCGCCTGGCTGATCCAGGAGCGGCAGGCGCACCCGGGGTCGATCCTGGCGATCACCTTCACCAACAAGGCCGCCGCCGAGATGAAGGAGCGCGTCGAGGAGCTCGTCGGCAAGCGCGCCCGGATCATGTGGGTCAGCACGTTCCACTCCGCCTGCGTGCGCATCCTGCGCAAGGAGGCCGACAAGCTCGGCTACAAGTCGAGCTTCTCGATCTACGACGCGGCCGACCAGAAGCGGCTGATGCAGCTGGTGTGCAAGGACCTCGACCTGGACCCCAAGCGCTACCAGCCCGGCGCGCTGCTGCACTGGGTCTCGAACCACAAGAACGAGCTGCGCGACGTCGACGAGGTCAAGAAGGACGCCAAGAACAAGCTGGAGGAGACGTACGCCGCGGTGTACGAGCTCTACCAGCGGCGCCTGCGCGAGGCGAACGCCCTGGACTTCGACGACCTGATCATGGCGACGGTCAACCTGTTCCAGGCTCACCCCGAGGTCCGGGAGACCTACCGCCGCCGGTTCCGCCACGTGCTCGTCGACGAGTACCAGGACACCAACCACGCGCAGTACGCCCTCATCCACCAGCTCTGCGCCGACCCGATGGAGGAGACCGGTGCGCCGGACGAGGCGGCCGGGGACGGCCAGCGCGTCGAGCCGGCCGAGCTGATGGTCGTCGGTGACGCCGACCAGTCGATCTACGCCTTCCGTGGCGCCAACATCCGCAACATCCTCGACTTCGAGCAGGACTTCCCCAACGCCACCTCGATCCTGCTCGAGCAGAACTACCGCTCGACCCAGACCATCCTCAACGCCGCGAACGCGGTGATCGGCAACAACAAGAGCCGCAAGCCCAAGCGGCTGTGGTCCGACGCGGGCGACGGCGACCGCATCGTCGGGTACGTCGCCGACGACGAGCACGACGAGGCGCGGTTCGTCTCCCAGACGATCGACGAGCTGGTCGACGCCCACGGCGTCCGGCCCGCCGACGTGGCGGTCTTCTACCGGACCAACGCGCAGTCCCGCGTCTTCGAGGAGGTGTTCATCCGCACCGGCCAGCCCTACAAGGTGGTCGGCGGCGTCCGCTTCTACGAGCGGCGCGAGGTGCGCGACGCGCTCGCCTACCTGCGGATGCTCGCCAACCCCGACGACCAGGTCTCGCTGCGCCGCATCCTGAACACCCCCAAGCGCGGCATCGGGGACCGGGCGGTCGAGTGCGTCACCTCGCTGGCCGACCGGGACCGGATCACCTTCTGGGAGGCGCTGCGCCGCGCCGACGACGCCCCGGGCCTCGCCACCCGCTCGGCGACCAACATCCGCGGCTTCGTGGCGATGGTCGAGGAGCTGCAGTCGATGGTCGACGCGGGGGAGCGGGCCGACGTCGTGCTCGAGTCGGTGCTCGCCCGCTCGGGCTACATCGTCGAGCTCGAGGAGTCCGACGACCCGCAGGACGCCACCCGCCTGGAGAACCTCGCCGAGCTCGTCGCCGTGGCCAGGGAGTTCTCCGACGACCCCGTGGCCGGTCCCTCGGCGGACCCCGCCGACGTGGACGCGGGCACCGTGGCGCCCGGGCTGCGCGACTTCCTCGAGCGGGTCGCGCTGGTCGCCGACACCGACCAGATCCCGCAGGACGACGACGGCGTGGTCACCCTGATGACGCTGCACACCGCCAAGGGGCTCGAGTTCCCCGTCGTCTTCCTCACCGGCCTCGAGGACGGCGTCTTCCCGCACGCCCGCGCGCTCGGCGACCAGCCCGAGCTGGAGGAGGAGCGCCGCCTGGCGTACGTCGGCCTCACCCGCGCCCGCGAACGGCTCTACATCTCCCGCGCCGTGGTCCGCTCCGCGTGGGGCGCGCCCTCGCACAACCCCGGGTCGCGCTTCCTCGACGAGCTCCCCGTCGACCTGGTCGACTGGAAGCGGACCGAGGCCTCGCAGACCTCGTGGAACCGCCCCGACCTCTCCGGCGGCGGCAGCACGCGGCTCGGCAGCCCCACGGCCGCCGGCCGCCGCAACTTCTCCTCGGCCGCGCTCCGCGCCGACGCGGCGGCGAAGTCCAAGCCGGCCCGCGAGGTGCCCGCGCTCGAGCCCGGCGACCGGGTGCTGCACGACTCCTTCGGCATGGGGACCGTCGTCTCCCTCGAGGGCGTCGCGGAGAAGGCCGTCGCCTCGATCGACTTCGGCAGCGAGGGCGTCAAGCGCCTGCTGCTGCGCTACGCGCCGGTGGAGAAGCTCTAG
- the sucD gene encoding succinate--CoA ligase subunit alpha: MTIYLNKDSKIIVQGITGGMGSKHTNLMLQADSNIVGGVNARKAGTTVELNGKELPVFGTVKEAMEATGADVSVAFVPPAFTKDACIEAIDAEIPLLVVITEGVPVQDSAEVFAYLDGKKTRMIGPNCPGIISPEESLAGITPHTIAGKGPVGLVSKSGTLTYQMMYELRDFGFSTAIGIGGDPIIGTTHIDALEAFENDPETKAIVMIGEIGGDAEERAAAYIKDHVTKPVVGYVAGFTAPEGKTMGHAGAIVSGSSGTAQAKKEALEAVGVKVGKTPSETAALMREILQSL, from the coding sequence ATGACGATCTACCTCAACAAGGACTCCAAGATCATCGTCCAGGGCATCACGGGCGGGATGGGCTCCAAGCACACCAACCTGATGCTCCAGGCCGACTCGAACATCGTGGGCGGTGTCAACGCCCGCAAGGCCGGCACCACCGTCGAGCTCAACGGCAAGGAGCTGCCGGTCTTCGGGACCGTCAAGGAGGCCATGGAGGCCACCGGCGCCGACGTCTCGGTCGCCTTCGTTCCCCCGGCCTTCACCAAGGACGCCTGCATCGAGGCCATCGACGCGGAGATCCCGCTGCTGGTGGTCATCACCGAGGGTGTCCCGGTCCAGGACAGCGCCGAGGTCTTCGCCTACCTCGACGGCAAGAAGACCCGGATGATCGGCCCCAACTGCCCCGGGATCATCTCCCCGGAGGAGTCGCTGGCCGGCATCACCCCGCACACCATCGCGGGCAAGGGTCCGGTCGGCCTCGTGTCGAAGTCGGGCACGCTGACCTACCAGATGATGTACGAGCTGCGGGACTTCGGCTTCTCCACCGCCATCGGCATCGGTGGTGACCCGATCATCGGCACCACGCACATCGACGCGCTCGAGGCCTTCGAGAACGACCCGGAGACCAAGGCCATCGTGATGATCGGCGAGATCGGCGGCGACGCCGAGGAGCGGGCCGCGGCGTACATCAAGGACCACGTCACCAAGCCGGTCGTCGGCTACGTCGCGGGCTTCACCGCCCCCGAGGGCAAGACGATGGGCCACGCCGGCGCGATCGTGTCGGGCTCCTCCGGCACCGCGCAGGCCAAGAAGGAGGCCCTCGAGGCCGTCGGCGTCAAGGTCGGCAAGACGCCGTCCGAGACCGCGGCGCTCATGCGGGAGATCCTCCAGTCGCTCTGA
- a CDS encoding type IV toxin-antitoxin system AbiEi family antitoxin domain-containing protein, producing MSPDLARAFREGHGLVTRSRVLACGVSPEQVRRLVLAGSWVQVRRGVYADRETVDAHVSRQARQLLRDRAACLRVTVPHVRSHESAALELGMDVFLPQQGVTHVTRPGLQGSRNRYGIVHHLAPYLPEEQVTVAGSGARVLGPTRTALDIARYTGGRAGLVAVDSAMRLGVTRADLAVALEAKTSWPGVRRAREIVGLADPGSESVGETLARDLVNSLGFGRAETQFGLTDGRRTVWVDLRLGRHLFEFDGKVKYMRDAAAGVDPSEVVWEEKKRQDFCCGFKLGMSRITWPDVMPSGLVAARARLRREYVDTCTRFGESIADLEPYRPRTARRRRAA from the coding sequence ATGAGTCCCGACCTGGCGCGAGCGTTCCGAGAAGGGCATGGCCTGGTGACCCGGAGTCGCGTCCTCGCGTGCGGGGTCTCCCCGGAGCAGGTGCGACGACTGGTCCTGGCAGGCTCCTGGGTCCAGGTGCGCCGGGGTGTGTACGCCGATCGCGAGACTGTCGATGCGCACGTCTCCAGACAGGCCCGCCAGCTGCTCCGCGACCGCGCGGCGTGCCTGCGCGTGACGGTGCCGCACGTGCGGAGCCACGAGTCGGCTGCGCTCGAGCTGGGGATGGACGTCTTCCTCCCGCAGCAGGGCGTCACCCACGTGACCCGGCCGGGCCTGCAGGGGTCGCGGAACCGCTACGGGATCGTGCACCACCTGGCGCCGTACCTGCCGGAGGAGCAGGTGACGGTCGCCGGGAGTGGGGCACGAGTGCTCGGACCGACTCGAACCGCGCTCGACATCGCCCGCTACACCGGTGGCCGAGCGGGCCTGGTGGCCGTCGACTCCGCCATGCGGCTCGGGGTCACTCGGGCGGACCTGGCGGTCGCGCTCGAGGCCAAGACGAGCTGGCCGGGCGTGCGACGAGCCCGGGAGATCGTCGGTCTCGCCGACCCGGGCAGCGAGAGCGTCGGGGAGACCCTCGCGCGCGACCTCGTCAACAGCCTGGGCTTCGGCCGGGCCGAGACGCAGTTCGGGTTGACCGACGGCCGGCGCACCGTCTGGGTCGACCTGCGCCTGGGGCGACACCTGTTCGAGTTCGACGGCAAGGTGAAGTACATGCGGGACGCAGCCGCGGGTGTCGACCCCTCGGAAGTGGTCTGGGAGGAGAAGAAGCGGCAGGACTTCTGCTGTGGGTTCAAGCTCGGCATGTCGCGGATCACGTGGCCGGACGTGATGCCCTCCGGACTCGTGGCCGCACGCGCCCGGCTGCGCCGCGAGTACGTCGACACCTGCACGCGGTTCGGCGAGTCGATCGCCGACCTCGAGCCGTACCGGCCGCGCACGGCCCGCCGCCGACGGGCGGCCTGA
- the sucC gene encoding ADP-forming succinate--CoA ligase subunit beta: MDLMEYQAKQLFAKHGVATTLGTVVETAEAAKAAAEEIGGVTVIKAQVKAGGRGKAGGVKLAKTADEAFEHASNILGMEIKGLTVNRVLVTPATPPVEEYYFSFLLDRSNRSHLCIASVEGGVEIEEVAKTNPEAVRQIPINALEGVTPEKAAAIVDEAKFPAELRDQAIEMVQALWKVYVEEDATLVEVNPLARLEGDKLEALDGKVSLDDNASEFRHADHAEFEIREEADPLEAKAKDLGLNYVKLDGAVGIIGNGAGLVMSTLDVVAYAGEAHGGVKPANFLDIGGGANATVMANGLDVILNDPQVKSVFVNVFGGITACDEVANGIKGALEILGDNATKPLVVRLDGNNVEEGRRILDELNHPLVTQVDTMDGAADKAAELANA; the protein is encoded by the coding sequence GTGGACCTGATGGAGTACCAGGCGAAGCAGCTCTTCGCCAAGCACGGTGTGGCGACGACCCTCGGGACGGTCGTCGAAACCGCGGAGGCCGCCAAGGCCGCAGCCGAGGAGATCGGTGGCGTCACCGTCATCAAGGCGCAGGTCAAGGCCGGTGGTCGAGGCAAGGCCGGCGGCGTGAAGCTCGCCAAGACGGCCGACGAGGCCTTCGAGCACGCCTCGAACATCCTCGGCATGGAGATCAAGGGCCTCACGGTCAACCGTGTCCTGGTCACGCCCGCCACCCCGCCGGTGGAGGAGTACTACTTCTCCTTCCTGCTCGACCGCTCCAACCGCTCGCACCTGTGCATCGCATCGGTCGAGGGCGGCGTGGAGATCGAGGAGGTCGCCAAGACCAACCCCGAGGCGGTCCGCCAGATCCCGATCAACGCGCTCGAGGGCGTCACGCCCGAGAAGGCCGCTGCGATCGTCGACGAGGCGAAGTTCCCCGCCGAGCTGCGCGACCAGGCCATCGAGATGGTCCAGGCGCTGTGGAAGGTGTACGTCGAGGAGGACGCCACCCTGGTGGAGGTCAACCCGCTGGCCCGCCTCGAGGGCGACAAGCTCGAGGCCCTCGACGGCAAGGTGTCGCTGGACGACAACGCCTCGGAGTTCCGTCACGCCGACCACGCCGAGTTCGAGATCCGCGAGGAGGCCGACCCGCTCGAGGCGAAGGCCAAGGACCTCGGCCTCAACTACGTCAAGCTCGACGGTGCTGTGGGCATCATCGGCAACGGCGCGGGCCTGGTCATGTCGACCCTCGACGTCGTCGCGTACGCCGGTGAGGCGCACGGCGGCGTGAAGCCGGCGAACTTCCTCGACATCGGCGGCGGCGCCAACGCCACCGTGATGGCCAACGGCCTCGACGTCATCCTCAACGACCCCCAGGTCAAGAGCGTGTTCGTCAACGTCTTCGGCGGCATCACCGCCTGCGACGAGGTCGCCAACGGCATCAAGGGCGCGCTGGAGATCCTCGGCGACAACGCCACCAAGCCGCTCGTCGTGCGCCTGGACGGCAACAACGTGGAGGAGGGCCGCCGGATCCTCGACGAGCTCAACCACCCGTTGGTGACGCAGGTGGACACGATGGACGGTGCGGCCGACAAGGCCGCCGAGCTGGCGAACGCCTGA
- a CDS encoding response regulator transcription factor: MNQQVPAAGAAVEPAEVSVVVVDDHAMFRRGVIAELASAGAGTVRVLAEAAGVDEAVAAVAAYRPDVVLLDVHLPGGGGVEVMRRSTAAGASPTTRYLALSVSDAAEDVIGTIRGGARGYVTKTITGPELVSAVGRVAEGDAVFSPRLAGFVLDAFSGSIEVAAVDEDLDRLTEREREVMRLIARGYAYKEVAKELFISIKTVETHMSSVLRKLQLSSRHELTRWASDRRLL, translated from the coding sequence ATGAACCAGCAGGTGCCGGCGGCGGGAGCGGCCGTGGAGCCGGCGGAGGTGTCGGTCGTGGTGGTCGACGACCACGCGATGTTCCGGCGCGGGGTCATCGCCGAGCTCGCCTCGGCCGGTGCCGGCACGGTGCGCGTGCTCGCCGAGGCGGCCGGCGTCGACGAGGCGGTCGCCGCGGTCGCGGCGTACCGGCCCGACGTGGTGCTGCTCGACGTGCACCTGCCCGGCGGTGGCGGCGTCGAGGTGATGCGCAGGTCGACCGCCGCCGGTGCCTCCCCGACGACGCGGTACCTCGCGCTGTCGGTGAGCGACGCCGCCGAGGACGTGATCGGGACGATCCGCGGGGGAGCGCGGGGGTACGTCACCAAGACGATCACCGGCCCCGAGCTGGTCTCCGCGGTGGGGCGCGTGGCCGAGGGCGACGCGGTCTTCTCCCCGCGGCTGGCCGGGTTCGTGCTCGACGCGTTCTCCGGCTCGATCGAGGTGGCCGCCGTCGACGAGGACCTCGACCGGCTCACCGAGCGCGAGCGCGAGGTCATGCGGCTGATCGCGCGCGGCTACGCCTACAAGGAGGTGGCCAAGGAGCTGTTCATCTCCATCAAGACCGTGGAGACCCACATGTCGAGCGTGCTGCGCAAGCTGCAGCTGTCCTCCCGCCACGAGCTGACCCGCTGGGCGTCGGACCGGCGCCTGCTCTGA
- a CDS encoding M23 family metallopeptidase, giving the protein MAGDATTVFRDHDVTVEMPLVAAAETRSTAGKRKAVKPVKQTSSRAPLRRVVPSAPVLIGAAALVVSVGGAVTGGSSADLVADQPKVHQPSALGGASGVSAVNTLDRSSAVSRDSRRDALADTADAELVEAAAKQMRQRNTALAQFAKDAEAHAQEIAKNQWVLPIQGYRLTARFGDYGLWANYHTGLDFAAPTGTPLVAMANAVVSSVGYDGAYGNKTVLTLEDGTELWYCHQTSTTVSPGDVVRAGEVIGSVGSTGNVTGPHLHLEVRPGAGDPVDPYAALQVHGLNP; this is encoded by the coding sequence GTGGCCGGTGACGCCACCACCGTGTTCCGCGACCACGACGTCACGGTGGAGATGCCGCTCGTCGCCGCGGCCGAGACCCGCAGCACGGCCGGCAAGCGCAAGGCCGTCAAGCCCGTCAAGCAGACCTCCTCGCGGGCGCCGCTGCGCCGCGTGGTGCCCTCCGCGCCGGTCCTCATCGGCGCGGCCGCCCTGGTCGTCTCCGTCGGCGGCGCGGTCACCGGCGGTTCGTCCGCCGACCTCGTCGCGGACCAGCCCAAGGTGCACCAGCCCAGCGCCCTCGGCGGCGCCAGCGGCGTCTCCGCCGTCAACACCCTCGACCGCTCCTCGGCCGTGAGCCGCGACTCGCGGCGCGACGCGCTCGCCGACACCGCGGACGCCGAGCTGGTCGAGGCGGCCGCGAAGCAGATGCGCCAGCGCAACACCGCCCTCGCGCAGTTCGCCAAGGACGCCGAGGCGCACGCGCAGGAGATCGCCAAGAACCAGTGGGTCCTGCCGATCCAGGGCTACCGGCTGACCGCCCGCTTCGGCGACTACGGCCTGTGGGCGAACTACCACACCGGCCTGGACTTCGCCGCCCCCACCGGCACCCCGCTCGTCGCGATGGCCAACGCGGTCGTCTCGAGCGTCGGGTACGACGGCGCGTACGGCAACAAGACCGTGCTGACCCTCGAGGACGGCACCGAGCTCTGGTACTGCCACCAGACCTCCACCACCGTCTCCCCCGGCGACGTCGTCCGGGCCGGCGAGGTCATCGGCAGCGTCGGCTCCACCGGCAACGTGACCGGTCCGCACCTGCACCTCGAGGTCCGCCCCGGCGCCGGCGACCCGGTCGACCCCTACGCCGCGCTGCAGGTGCACGGGCTCAACCCCTAG